The Amycolatopsis umgeniensis DNA segment GTCACGTCGAAGAGCCTGTCAGACGACGGTACGGTGACATGCACGAGTGGGTGGCGCGATCGCCGAGAGGCATGATCATCTCCCCGGTTTTCCCCCGGGAAACGACGCAGAACGACGAGAACCAGCGACCGACCATGATCGTTTGGCGCGGACGTCCGTGCAGGTGAAGACTGGTATCGACAGATGACGAGAACTAGCCGCTGACCTGGGCTTATTCTCCGTAGGTTCTGGGTTCGAGCCCCAGGCGGCCCACTCTTTCACCTGGTCCACGCGTTGTGGCCACCCAAGACCAAGATCATCTCCCCGGTTTTCGAGACGGACTGGGTCACCCCGGCGGCCGTGTGCGAGATGGGCGTCGGAGTCCGACTTTCGGGCCTACGAGCCGGTGCGCCAGGACGCCTACCATGGCTTGGTCTAGACCTCTCATGAGAGGAACCTCGCGATGAATTTTTCCCGCTCCGCCATCAAAATCGCGATATTGACCGCCGTGCTCGGCACGGTCTCGGTGTTCACCGCCGTCCCCGCCCTCGCGCACGGCTCGATGGGCAACCCGATCAGCCGGATCATGCAATGTTTCCAGGAGGGCCCGGAGAACCCGCGGTCCGCCGCGTGCAAGGCCGCCATCGCGGTGGGCGACAGCTGGCCGATCTACGACTGGGACGAGGTCAACATCGGCGACGCCAGCGGCCGCAGCCGCGAGATCATCCCGGACGGCAAGCTGTGCAGCGCCGGCCGGGGTAAGTACAAGGGGCTCGACCTGGCCCGCGACGACTGGCCGGCCACCACGATGCCGGGCAGCGGCCCGTACACCTTCAAGTACCAGCGGACCGCCGCGCATCCGGGCACCTTCGAGCTGTACGTCACCAAGCCGGGCTACGACCCGACGAAACCGCTCAAGTGGTCCGACCTGGAAGACACCCCGTTCTACCAGCAGGACAACCCGCCGATCGTCGGCAACGCCTACCAGCTCAAGGCGAATATGCCCGGCGGGCGCACCGGCAGGCACCTGATCTACTCGATCTGGCAACGCCACTGGCCCGACTCCGGCGAGGCCTTCTACACCTGCTCGGACGTGATCCTCACCTGATCTCCACGGCCCGGCCCGGGCTCGCGGACACGGAACAACCTCGCCGCCGGCGAAGCGTCTCTTGATCATGGACTTGAAGCGCGCATCCCGCCGAGTCGTCGCTTTGTCGGCGGCGTTCAGTGCCGCACTGGTGGTCGTGGCCGCTCCGGCGTCCGCGGCCGATGACCGGGTGGTGACCGTCGTGAGCGAGGCCGACCGGGCGGCGGCGCTGGCCCATTGGACGCCGGAGCGGATGCGTCAGTGGGTGGGCGAGGAATGGTTGCCGCCCGCCGAGAAGATCGGCCGCGAGTGGGACGGACGGGTGCCGCCGGGGGTCGGACGGCTTTTCTTCACCGCCGAGCCCGGCGTCGACGGATCCTGCACGGCGACGGTGGTTCCCAGTTCCAGCAAGGATGTCGCCTTCACCGCCGGGCACTGCGTGAACGGCGGACTGGACCGGTACGACAACCCGATCAAGATCGTCAACGTCGTGTTCGTGCCGGGTTACGACCACGGCGCGGCGCCGCACGGGGTGTTCGCGGCCCGTGCGTTCGCCTGGTCCGGAACCTACCCGGGGCCGATGAGCGGGACGGACGACGACGCGGTGATCGCGCTGGATCCGGTCGGCGGTCGCCACGTCGCGGACGTCGCCGGCACCCAGGACATCTCGTTCGACGAGCTTCCGTCCACTGTGGACACGACCATGCTCGGCTACCCCGTGTCGAAGGCGGCAGGCGGTGAGGCGTTGTTCTCCTGCGTGCGGCCGGCCACTCTCGAGGTCAACTCGGTCAACACGACGTGGAACACGGATTGCGATCTGGCGGGCGGTTCCAGCGGCGGTCCGTGGCTGCGGAACTTCGATCCCGCCACCGGCAAGGGAACCCTTTTCAGCGTCACCAGCCGGGGAACGATGACCGAGGACGGTGTGACCACGGACCTGAGCGGCGCCGCCTTCACGGAGCCCGTGCGGAACCTGTACGAGCGAGCCGGTGAACTCTGAGCCGGGCGACCGCGAAACTGTTCGCGCGATCGTGTTACGCGAGGACATCGCTTTACCCGCCGTGTGGTGGTCAATTCGAGTGGATCCGCTTTATGTGTATTGACCGGGGTATCGCGGTGACCCGAACTGGATAACCGCTGGTCAGAGCTCGAAAATGGAGATTGTTTCGTCGAAAGGGGCGTTTTTCGGCCAGGGGTGCGAGACGCCTGTCGAAATGCGCGGTTATGGTCTTTTCACGGCACTGAATCGCTGATGCCGACCGTGCGCCAACCCGACGAGTAATCGGAGCAATTTCGCTGTGACGGATGTGGGAGCTCAGACGATCGACGCGGCGCGTGCCGGTCGTTTCGTGGCTCGCACGCTCGCCGTACTGGGCGGTGTCGTCGTGGCATGGTTCGCCGTCGAGGCGACCGCGAGCGCGGACACAGCCGCCATCGATGTGCCGTCAGGGTTCGATGTCCCGACGACCATCGGTGATGTCGACCAGGCCCGGTTGTGGGGCGAAAGTCAGGCTTCCCCCCTCACGCGGGAAATCTCGGACGACGTCAGTGCCGTTGTCGGCCGCGTCGCCGGTCCGTCGGATGATCTCGCCGAAATCCTGAAGCCCGCGATGGGCGTCGTGACGGCGACAACCGAACGCGTGCCGAAGACGCCGTTCGACATCGTCATCCTGCGGCAGCCGTCCGAGGCCGCGCGCGGACCTGTCCTCGCTTCGCCGCTCGACAGTGGTGTGCCCGCGTCGGTTCCGGCGGCGACCTCTTCTGTCTCTTTCGACGCGACTGAGCCGGCTGGCTCGCCGTGCCGGTATGAGACCGTCGTCGATCATCCGTCCCCGGTGACGTCCCCGCCACCTTCCGATCGCGACGCGTCGACACCGAATCCGCCGTGGTCGCCGATGTCCGCGTGTGGAACGGCGACGAGCGCCGCCACCGCGTCCGGTGGCGACCACCAGGGTGGCACCGTCCTACCGGGCCGCGTGGCCTGGGACATCCCCTTTTCCGCGGGATACCGCGACTTCGAGCACCAGGCAGTCCGAGCCGTGTCGATCCGGCCGGGCGTCACACCGGGCTGATCGCGCCCGCGATTTCACCGCTTTCCCTCGCCGCACCTCTTTTCCGTGGTGGATCGGCTTTCGCCGGGTTCCGGCCACGAATCACTTCTTCTCATGCTCAAAGGAGTATTTGTCATGCAGAACTGGGTTAAGTACATCCTTCAGGCCACCCTTGCCAGTGGTGGCCTGCTGATGCTGGGCACGGGCATCGCCTCGGCGGCCGAGAACGTCGACCCCGATCTGCCGGCGTCCCTGCTGGACCAGCACACCACCGCACCCGTGACGAGCGGGCTGGCCGAGGCCCTGCGGCAGCTGGACACGGCGAAGCAGGACTCGGTGCTGCCCGCCGTGGACACGATGGTCACCGACGTCCCGGCCGCGGTGCCTCCCACGTCGACCCCGGTCGGACCGGTTTACCCGGTTCCGGCGGACCTGCTGGACCTCCTGCCGCCGAAGGTCGGCGATGTCGCCGAAGCCCTGCCCGAGCCGGACCTGTACCAGCCGCTGGGTGCCGAGCTGGGCGCGACCCAGTTGCCGATCCTGCCGGTCTTCCCTCGCGTGGAGCAGGTGGAAAACACACTCGCGGGACACGAACCCGCCATCCCCGTCCAGAGTGAACTGGCGGTTCCGCTCGTTCCGTTGAGCGGCACCGTCGCGTCCGACCCGCTCAACGCCGGCTCCGGCACCAGGGTGACCGCTCTCCACGCCGAGGCACCGCAGGTGGCGAACTCGAACGAGGCTCCTGGCCTGACGCCGATGCCGGCGATGGCCGACGTGCCGGGCCACCCTCAGCGCACTGACCGGTCCGCATCCGAGCTTCCGCTGGTCGGCGGGCTCTTGTCGGGTGGCGGTTCGACACTTCCCACGCACATGGCCACCAGCGGGAGCCTCCCCCTGCTCGGCGCGCTGTCCGAGAACGACTTGACGCACCAAGTCACCGGCACGGCGGAAAGCCTGCTTCGTAAGTAGCGCTCGCCAGGAATCGATGCGACGAGAGGCCCGGGTACACCTGTACCCGGGCCTCTGGTCGTTCTCCGGTGCTCGGGCGAGCTACCCACCCGCGCTTTCGTGTCCGGCCCGCAGCCGGGCGCGGTGCGTGAGTTCGCCGACGACGCGCTGCCACGCCGGTGACGCCTCGGAGATCCGGGAAACGACCAGTTCGAGGTAGCCCGGCCGCCCGCCGTCACCCTCGTGAGCGATCTCCCAGGCGTCCAGATCGTCGATGAGCCGGTCCAGGCGCGGATCGCGCGGATCCCAGCCGATCGCCTGGTCACAGGCGAGATAGACGCGCAACGTCTCGGGATCGTCGAAGGCGGCGTTCTTGTCCCGTAGCCGCTCCGGCATGACGCGTGGATCCAGCGCCTGCATCAGGATCCACGCGTCGCGCTCGAGCAGGACCCGCTGTTCACTGACCCCCAGCTCGCGCATCCGGTCCAGGAGGGCGACCACGTCGGGAGGCAGGACCAGCCGCTCGCCGACGGCCAGTTCGGCGATCCGGGGGCGGTTTTCGGTGAGCTGGTCGATCTTGCGCCGCAGTGCGGCGTCGATGTCGGTGATGGCGGCGGCGAACTCGGCGGGCTGGGCGTGCAGCAGCGCGTCGACCCGGGCCAGTGGCACACCGGCGTCGGCGAGGGTTCTGATCCGGATGAGATCCACCGCCGCCTGCGCGCCGTACCGGCGGTAGCCGGAGGCATCGCGTCCGGGTTCGGGCAGCAGGCCGACGTGGTGGTAGTGGCGGACGGTGCGCACGGTCACGCCGGCGGTCGCCGCGAGCTGGCCGATCGTGAGCATCCGCTGAGTCTAGGAGCGGTCGACGACATCGCGGATCGCCTGGACCACGGCGTCGGGGCGGTCGAAGCAGAGCCGGTGGTGGAGGGTGTCGGTGAGGACGCGCTGCTCCCCTCGGGAGACCTTGCTCACCAGGGCCGCGTCCATTCTCGTCTTGCCGTCGCACAGCTCGCGTGACAGCTGTTCCGGCTGGGCGGGGTCGGTGCCCACGACGGTGAGCGCGATCACCGGCACGTCGGGGAGCTCCGGTCCGGCCCGCAGCTCGGCGGCCAGTTCGACCAGGCCGCCGCGTTCGGCGACGCCGGCGCGGAGCCAGTCGTCGCTGACCTTGGCCTCGATCAGCGCCTCGCGAACGTGCTCCGGGTACCCGGAACGCAACTCCGCGTACGTCTCGCGGAGGACCGGGCGCAGCCTGTCGAGCTGCTCCACGTCGGGTGCCGTGCGCTCCGCCTCGGCCAGGCTCGCCGAGGCGGGCATGAAGTCGTCCCAGGCGGGATGAAGGGCGTCCAACCACACCAGTCCCGCCACTTCACCTGGGTAGAGCTGCGCGAATCGGTGCGCGTAGAGGCCGCCGAGGGAGTGCGCCGCCAGGACGTAGGGGTCGGGGACGTCCTGGGCGAGCAGCAGCGCGTGCAGTTCCGTGGCCACCGCGGCGGCGGTGCGCGGCAGCGGGAGGGGATCGCTGTAGCCCGTGCCCCCGCGGTCGTAGACCACGGCGGTGGTGAACCGCGCGACCTCCTGCTGGATGCCGAGGTAGTCCAGGCCGACCGCACTGGCGCCCGGCAGGACCACGACGGC contains these protein-coding regions:
- a CDS encoding trypsin-like serine peptidase, producing the protein MDLKRASRRVVALSAAFSAALVVVAAPASAADDRVVTVVSEADRAAALAHWTPERMRQWVGEEWLPPAEKIGREWDGRVPPGVGRLFFTAEPGVDGSCTATVVPSSSKDVAFTAGHCVNGGLDRYDNPIKIVNVVFVPGYDHGAAPHGVFAARAFAWSGTYPGPMSGTDDDAVIALDPVGGRHVADVAGTQDISFDELPSTVDTTMLGYPVSKAAGGEALFSCVRPATLEVNSVNTTWNTDCDLAGGSSGGPWLRNFDPATGKGTLFSVTSRGTMTEDGVTTDLSGAAFTEPVRNLYERAGEL
- a CDS encoding lytic polysaccharide monooxygenase auxiliary activity family 9 protein — translated: MNFSRSAIKIAILTAVLGTVSVFTAVPALAHGSMGNPISRIMQCFQEGPENPRSAACKAAIAVGDSWPIYDWDEVNIGDASGRSREIIPDGKLCSAGRGKYKGLDLARDDWPATTMPGSGPYTFKYQRTAAHPGTFELYVTKPGYDPTKPLKWSDLEDTPFYQQDNPPIVGNAYQLKANMPGGRTGRHLIYSIWQRHWPDSGEAFYTCSDVILT
- a CDS encoding alpha/beta fold hydrolase, which gives rise to MTDDSTPPARPAPPIGGFQEIDGRRLFVHRSGDGGPAVVVLPGASAVGLDYLGIQQEVARFTTAVVYDRGGTGYSDPLPLPRTAAAVATELHALLLAQDVPDPYVLAAHSLGGLYAHRFAQLYPGEVAGLVWLDALHPAWDDFMPASASLAEAERTAPDVEQLDRLRPVLRETYAELRSGYPEHVREALIEAKVSDDWLRAGVAERGGLVELAAELRAGPELPDVPVIALTVVGTDPAQPEQLSRELCDGKTRMDAALVSKVSRGEQRVLTDTLHHRLCFDRPDAVVQAIRDVVDRS
- a CDS encoding MerR family transcriptional regulator; amino-acid sequence: MLTIGQLAATAGVTVRTVRHYHHVGLLPEPGRDASGYRRYGAQAAVDLIRIRTLADAGVPLARVDALLHAQPAEFAAAITDIDAALRRKIDQLTENRPRIAELAVGERLVLPPDVVALLDRMRELGVSEQRVLLERDAWILMQALDPRVMPERLRDKNAAFDDPETLRVYLACDQAIGWDPRDPRLDRLIDDLDAWEIAHEGDGGRPGYLELVVSRISEASPAWQRVVGELTHRARLRAGHESAGG